CGAGCAGCGCCGCCGCCTCTGTGGTGCTGGCCCAGTAGGGGTGGGGCTGGCCGCGGCGGAGTCGACTGAGGGCGAGCTCTTCGACCTGGTCCCGGTCGAGGGCTGCGTTGGCGTAGGGGCGGTCCTTGCTGAGGCGTCCCTCGGCGACGTAGCGGTGCACTGTCCCTTCAGCGATGTCGAGGATCTCGGCGGCTTCGGCTGCGGTGAGGCCCATGGCGGTTAGCTAGATGGGGCCGGCCGGTCGCGACCACAGCTCGTTCGAGAACACCACCACCTCCGCAACCGGCTGGCTCCAGGTCGCCTGCACCGCAACCACCCTGCGCCACCTCCCACGCGGGGGAACCCACCGGCGGGCACAGCCACTCGCCGCCTGAGCGCCGCGCCGGCGTCCGCACGGAAGTCGGCAAATGCAGGCGTCCAGGTCAGTGACCTCGGGGCGTCGCCACTGGCAGGCGTTCAGGGGAGAGGCGCTTGTCGAACGATGCCCACACGGACTTCCCGCCGTCGGCAGTGGGCGTGCTGCCCCAGCGGTCGCTGAGTTCGGCGACGATGGCTAGGCCGCGACCACCCGTGTTGATCGGCTGTGCAACCAGAGCGATGGGGGCGACCGCTGATCCGTCCTGCACGACAAGCATCACCGACTCATTGTTCCCCTGCATGTCACGGAGAAGGTTGTCTGTGCGTGGAGTATCGCGTTGGTGGCGAGTTCACTGGTGACAACGCTCAGGTCTTCGACCAGGCCGGGGAACCCGTGCCTGGCGAGGTGAACCCGGACGAAGTCGCGGGCCAGACCTGCGCTCCCGGGGTCGCCGGGGTGGTGGCTTCGGTGCGACCACGGGGTGGTCTGATACACGGTTCCGTGTCTCCTACCCTCGCCGCCATTGCGGCGACAGCAAGATTCGGGGGTCCCGGCAATGGCCAAGTCGTGCTTGCGCACTACATCTCTATGGTGCCCGCGAAGGCGTCACCTAACCGGCCGGGCGGCCTTTTTCGTCCAGGCACGCCATCAGAGCCTTCCGATCGCCGGAGGGCGACAGGGTTTTCCGCTCATCGGCATGACCGCGCTTTCACTATCCGCGGCAGAGATCCGGATGTTGCTCGATGCCTCCGAGTTCGCGGTTCATGCCGGGGCGGGCGACTTGCGGTAAAGGTCGCGAAGCAGGCAGACCTCGGCCCCGTGGTGGAAGGCTTCGACGCTCATGTAGAGAACGACGCGTGCGACCGGGGCATGGGCGAACGCCGGCGGGCTGCGGTGGCCTTGCGGCTTGGCCAGCCCGGCGTCACCGAGCGATCGGACCCCGGCGGTGAAGTCGGCATACATCTCGTCGAGGCGCGCGAGAGCGGACGCGGCCGTGCCGGGGTAGTCGAAGGTCTCGGCGTCCACGCGCGGCCCGCCAAAGTAGACCCCGTTGGTGGAAGCGAAGCTCTCTATCAGGTGCCCAAGGCGCCACGCGATCGTGGTCACCGGCGTCGGCTCCGGGTCGGGCCCGTAGTCCCAGGTGAACTCGCCCGAGCCCCACGAGATCGGTGCTGTGCTCTCTCCGTGCCGGTGGACTGACCAGCAGCCGGGAACCGGTTCCCAGAAGTACTCCGCGTCGGTCAGCCCCTCGAGTCGTGGTCGCAATCGCTCCTGCCAGTGGGTCTCGATCTGGTCGAGTACCTCGGCGGTCCAGTCGATGGCGGCCATTGAAGGAGGCTATCCGAGCCGGTCCCCGGCTACGTTGACCACAGCCTTCCACCCGGCGGGGCCGCCCTGACCGTGATGCGGAACGACGCCGAGTTGCTCAACTCCAACGCGGGCGGAGCGCCGACCTTCCGCTCATCGTCAGGACGTCACCATCTGCGGCCGGATCCGTTTGGCCGCAGCGCACGCGACGCGGCTACGTACGTTCGGGAACCACAACGGTAAGCAGCCGTCGCAGTCACAAGAGAAGGAGACTGTGACCATGAAGGCTGCCGCAGTGACCGTTGCCGTGACGCTCAACTTCGCCTTGACCAGTTGCGCAGGGACGGGCGGTTCCCAGACCTCTAGTGACTGTTCGGCCCAGGTGAGAGCAGCCGGCATCGTCTACACCTCCCACGGCTACACCGAACGCAGCGCAACCAAGCGTTCGTCGGCAGAAGAGGCTGACTGTGAAGACATGGGTCCAGACGCAGCTGATTCGGTCTTCCCCGAGTCACCACGCCACGTCACGACGTGGACATTCGCGAACTACCCGCCGGCCAAGGTCCTGGGTGTCCGGTCGGGCAAGACGGACTCCTTCGTGGTCTTCGTC
The DNA window shown above is from Nocardioides mesophilus and carries:
- a CDS encoding helix-turn-helix domain-containing protein, which gives rise to MGLTAAEAAEILDIAEGTVHRYVAEGRLSKDRPYANAALDRDQVEELALSRLRRGQPHPYWASTTEAAALLGVTKTRVRQLAERGRIPGRQRGRTWFFRQAQLEVVANAREARALERVTVRLRTE
- a CDS encoding ATP-binding protein, producing MLVVQDGSAVAPIALVAQPINTGGRGLAIVAELSDRWGSTPTADGGKSVWASFDKRLSPERLPVATPRGH
- a CDS encoding DinB family protein gives rise to the protein MAAIDWTAEVLDQIETHWQERLRPRLEGLTDAEYFWEPVPGCWSVHRHGESTAPISWGSGEFTWDYGPDPEPTPVTTIAWRLGHLIESFASTNGVYFGGPRVDAETFDYPGTAASALARLDEMYADFTAGVRSLGDAGLAKPQGHRSPPAFAHAPVARVVLYMSVEAFHHGAEVCLLRDLYRKSPAPA
- a CDS encoding DUF6281 family protein, producing MKAAAVTVAVTLNFALTSCAGTGGSQTSSDCSAQVRAAGIVYTSHGYTERSATKRSSAEEADCEDMGPDAADSVFPESPRHVTTWTFANYPPAKVLGVRSGKTDSFVVFVADSVPDEESDRIYEDLASEAR